The following are encoded together in the Plasmodium malariae genome assembly, chromosome: 1 genome:
- the PmUG01_01010500 gene encoding Plasmodium exported protein, unknown function, translating into MLENIKSFIFVKILAFPLLFWIFHYNNNVYTYCKSMNNNSILDEYSGLTINRLFSENSMDVILTGYTSDHKGDTTLIDEKRNIYKNDRDHKLRRKIKEILLKAEERNRLVKKKKSSLFNSIDSFIEKKIFKELDSINQMQYNMKIDKKIANRLIHKKIFSKFNPALVILLLGLILFSLHVLFMKLVIKEERGLGVLNNILDAVPPVLSAVLFFVSVLAVLGIDYTSKKIEKFNRKKRSKTNIYYNVVDTSAKRNI; encoded by the exons ATGttggaaaatattaagtcCTTCATCTTTGTTAAAATACTTGCGTTTCCCCTTTTATTTTGGATATTccattataacaataatgta taTACCTACTGTAAATCCATGAACAATAATAGTATACTAGATGAGTATTCAGGTTTAACAATTAATAGACTATTCTCAGAGAATTCAATGGATGTAATATTAACTGGATATACATCAGATCATAAGGGTGACACTACATTAATcgatgaaaaaagaaatatatataaaaatgacaGAGACCATAAATTacgaagaaaaataaaagaaattttattaaaagcaGAGGAAAGGAATAGATtagttaagaaaaaaaaatcttctttatttaatagtATTGATTCATTtattgaaaagaaaatattcaaagaattAGATTCCATAAATCAAATGCAGTATAACATGaaaattgataaaaagaTTGCTAATAGATTGATacataaaaagatattttcaaaatttaacCCAGCTTTAGTTATCCTATTGTTAggattaatacttttttcaCTCCATGTTCTTTTTATGAAACTGGTAATTAAAGAAGAAAGAGGTTTAGGCGTATTAAATAACATACTAGATGCAGTACCGCCGGTATTATCAgcagttttattttttgtgtcAGTTTTAGCTGTATTAGGTATTGATTatacttcaaaaaaaattgaaaaatttaatagaaaaaagagaagtaaaactaatatttattataatgttGTTGATACCTCtgcaaaaagaaatatttag
- the PmUG01_01010600 gene encoding fam-l protein, giving the protein MEQNIALFLFINISTYILLPWICYFYNDMSPLNIYFEEKCNFIRKLNTRNYRLLTKHKHDKDSCIAKFKEETPNNEVKEKRYKSNNKRGTDGKHKQSCRRSLYIKEYDRNVEKNKCVIPKTKKYFDFERKIFKELDYEDYVKNSKIIEYKEYKKLARKKCRIRIALLLLFIFILILPILDLSLEKLVSGGLLGLLHLLYPSPTDAQIAPGVDGLLNTLLSKEGWGNLQKIFASTTFIYGVPFLIFVVIFVLVMIYYYKKVIKYENIKFRKRSNKK; this is encoded by the exons ATGGAACAAAATATTGcgttgtttttatttattaatatttcaacTTATATACTATTACCTTGGATATGTTACTTTTACAATGACATG AGCcctctaaatatatattttgaagaaaaatgcaattttattagaaaattaaatactaGAAATTATAGATTATTAACAAAACATAAACACGATAAGGATTCATGTATTGCAAAATTTAAAGAAGAGACTCCAAATAATGAAGTGAAAGAGAAAAGATATAaatctaataataaaagaggAACAGACGGAAAACACAAACAATCATGTAGAcgttcattatatattaaggaATACGATAGAAATgttgagaaaaataaatgtgttatacctaaaacaaaaaaatatttcgattttgaaagaaaaatatttaaagaacttGATTATGAAGATTACgttaaaaatagcaaaattattgaatataaagaatataaaaaactagCACGTAAAAAATGCAGAATACGAATTGCTTtacttttgttatttatctttatattgATACTACCGATATTAGATCTTTCATTAGAGAAATTAGTAAGTGGTGGATTATTGGGTTTATTACACTTGTTATACCCATCTCCAACTGATGCTCAGATTGCTCCTGGTGTAGATGGGCTTCTGAATACACTGTTAAGCAAAGAAGGATGGggtaatttacaaaaaatatttgcatCAACTACATTCATTTATGGTGTAccatttcttatatttgttgttatatttgtattagtGATGATATATTACtacaaaaaagttataaaatatgaaaatattaagttcAGAAAAAGATcgaataaaaagtaa
- the PmUG01_01010700 gene encoding Plasmodium exported protein, unknown function, giving the protein MKQRIKFIFFIKISFFFLLKSICNFYNDMRMFRKILEDKYGFGRKLDTRIYRLLGKSENCIFTSVGDLELKIPYNTKRKREKLLKTKNEKLDKERKEKLYRCSLIKDELIKELMKKKSTMFHKSYKHYEKKIMNGLHDKEFFKKMMLINDKDYKKLKCKKYGLRLCSLFVLFILVLIVPIVDLSLGNFSSVGTLLNTLCILLGYSEPTAGSVEPSGSFWSSTCQLKNLTGIKVFGVLVYCLPILILGIILTRGIFYYYKNVIKHKKIKFLEAFNEW; this is encoded by the exons ATGAAGCaaagaattaaatttatcttttttataaaaatttctttctttttccttttaaagtctatatgtaatttttataatgacatg cgtATGTTTAGAAAAATTTTGGAAGATAAATATGGTTTTGGTAGAAAATTAGATACACGCATTTATCGATTATTAGGAAAAAGTGAGAATTGTATTTTTACAAGTGTTGGAGATTTAGAATTAAAGATAccatataatacaaaaagaaagagagaaaaattacttaaaactaaaaatgaaaaattggacaaagaaagaaaagaaaaattatatagatgTTCATTAATTAAGGATGAATTGATTAAGGAActtatgaaaaagaaaagtactATGTTTCATAAATCATATAAgcattatgaaaaaaaaattatgaacggTCTTCATGATAAGGagttctttaaaaaaatgatgttGATTAATGATAAggattacaaaaaattaaaatgtaagaAATATGGATTGCGACTTTGCTCACTTTTTGTATTGTTCATATTGGTATTAATTGTACCTATAGTGGACTTATCATTAGGTAATTTTAGTTCTGTAGGTACTTTATTGAATacattatgtattttattaggATATAGCGAACCAACAGCCGGCTCTGTTGAACCTTCGGGATCTTTTTGGTCGTCTACATGTCAATTGAAAAACCTTACAGGAATTAAAGTATTTGGTGTTCTAGTCTATTGTTTACCTATCTTAATATTGGGTATTATACTTACTCGaggaattttttattattataaaaatgttataaaacataaaaaaattaagttccTGGAAGCGTTCAATGAATGGTAA